A single genomic interval of Brevibacillus brevis harbors:
- the spoVAC gene encoding stage V sporulation protein AC produces the protein MADQKKKKLTPVQQEYQQLAKTHEPPRPLLRNFTRAFLVGGGICMIGQGIQEMFIHYFDFTEKTAGNPTAAVLIILSALLTGLGLYDRIAQWAGAGTSVPVTGFANSIASAAIEHRSEGFVLGVGGNMFKLAGSVIVFGVAAAFVVGLIKTLFTMGG, from the coding sequence ATGGCAGATCAAAAAAAGAAGAAGCTGACCCCCGTCCAGCAAGAATATCAGCAATTGGCAAAGACACACGAGCCACCACGACCGCTTTTGCGCAATTTTACCCGGGCATTTTTAGTGGGTGGCGGCATTTGTATGATCGGACAAGGGATACAAGAAATGTTCATTCATTACTTCGATTTTACGGAGAAAACCGCTGGGAATCCTACAGCAGCTGTCTTGATCATTCTTTCGGCTCTTTTGACCGGTTTAGGACTATATGACCGGATTGCCCAATGGGCTGGGGCAGGAACGAGTGTGCCGGTTACGGGCTTTGCCAACTCGATTGCTTCTGCAGCCATTGAGCACCGCAGCGAAGGATTTGTACTGGGGGTCGGCGGTAACATGTTCAAGCTCGCGGGGTCAGTGATTGTGTTTGGAGTGGCGGCGGCCTTCGTCGTTGGCTTGATCAAAACATTGTTTACGATGGGAGGCTGA
- a CDS encoding DUF421 domain-containing protein, with product MPDWLSILLRSIGAVAYLFLLTKIIGKRQIKQLTYIEYIVGISIGSIAAFMATEMDGPVYHSLIAMGIFALFPYLMEWLSLKSKVLRDLFEGKTTVLIKEGKILEDNLKKERLTAEDLMEQLRIKNVFRVADVEFALMETSGEVSVLLKSESQPVTPKHLELTVAPSEENQVVIMDGVIMDEPLATAGLNRRWVRTELQKAGVALENVFLGQVDKGGELYLDLYDDKLMVPGAQAMKLAFATLKKCQADLELYALSTKNEQMKRTYQTDSEQLQQIIDQVKPFMIR from the coding sequence ATGCCTGATTGGTTATCCATCCTTTTGCGCTCAATAGGCGCTGTTGCTTACTTATTTCTATTGACAAAGATCATTGGGAAAAGGCAAATTAAGCAACTTACATACATTGAATATATCGTCGGCATCAGCATCGGTTCAATTGCGGCTTTTATGGCAACCGAAATGGATGGGCCGGTCTACCATAGTTTGATCGCCATGGGGATTTTTGCGCTTTTCCCTTATTTAATGGAGTGGCTTTCACTCAAGAGCAAGGTTCTCCGCGACTTATTTGAAGGGAAAACAACGGTTCTTATCAAGGAAGGCAAGATTTTGGAAGACAATCTGAAAAAGGAACGCTTGACCGCGGAAGACTTGATGGAGCAATTACGAATCAAAAACGTGTTCCGAGTAGCCGATGTAGAGTTTGCATTAATGGAAACAAGCGGGGAAGTCAGTGTCCTTTTAAAATCAGAGAGTCAGCCAGTAACCCCCAAACACCTTGAATTGACAGTTGCTCCTTCGGAAGAGAATCAAGTGGTCATTATGGATGGGGTGATCATGGATGAGCCCCTGGCAACAGCAGGTCTGAATCGCAGATGGGTGCGCACGGAGCTGCAAAAAGCGGGAGTGGCTTTGGAAAATGTTTTCCTCGGCCAAGTAGACAAAGGTGGAGAGCTCTATCTCGACCTGTATGACGATAAACTGATGGTTCCTGGTGCCCAAGCGATGAAGCTGGCTTTTGCTACATTGAAAAAATGTCAGGCGGATCTGGAGCTGTATGCACTCAGTACAAAGAATGAACAAATGAAGCGTACCTACCAAACCGATTCGGAACAGCTACAACAGATTATCGATCAAGTAAAACCATTCATGATACGGTAA
- a CDS encoding DUF1657 domain-containing protein, protein MTVGAQVKQTLASLKGAQADFETFALSTQNKKAKQLYSQAAEQTQSIVDNLQQRVTELEKEEPQFKGF, encoded by the coding sequence ATGACAGTAGGAGCACAAGTAAAACAAACGCTTGCCAGCTTGAAAGGTGCACAAGCAGATTTTGAAACGTTTGCTCTTAGCACGCAAAACAAGAAAGCAAAGCAATTGTATTCGCAAGCAGCAGAGCAAACGCAATCCATCGTAGACAACCTCCAGCAGCGTGTAACGGAGCTGGAAAAGGAAGAACCACAGTTTAAGGGATTCTAG
- a CDS encoding alpha/beta-type small acid-soluble spore protein, protein MANNNRSSNNLVVPQANQALDQLKYEIASEFGVQLGPDTTSRQNGSVGGEITKRLVSFAEQQLAGRG, encoded by the coding sequence ATGGCGAACAACAACAGATCCAGTAACAATCTGGTGGTTCCTCAAGCAAACCAAGCTCTGGACCAACTGAAATACGAAATCGCATCCGAATTCGGTGTTCAGCTTGGACCAGACACCACTTCCCGTCAAAACGGTTCAGTTGGAGGAGAGATTACAAAACGTCTTGTCTCCTTTGCTGAGCAACAACTGGCTGGACGTGGCTAA
- a CDS encoding MGDG synthase family glycosyltransferase gives MAKRFLLVTEEWAGSGHRMAAEALQEVLLEMEGARSARVVGGLKTASPGLRVLSHFFYRNILRYGQPVWQRIYEQEEMLGSALTKVLGWWLSDRLTNQLLQEEKPDVVIATHAYCLSALAEAKRRVSKPFRLVCVPTDFHINRFWVHPEIDAYMVAHEQIAQMLIERYGIAPEKIHVYGIPVRPAFTTALHTDKAALKKQLGLVPDQFTVLIGGGEGGYGGMEQVVRELLLEEQPLQIVVVTGKNTSLYRRLAGLIGTESTEHRFLLKGFEPQMWQWIGAADVYITKPGGISCAESLALKTPLILFHPLPGQEKHNCSFLLEQQAAILAETPVEIKEIIRSWRQPEKKDAFVRGLDKLGRPEAAHRIAHALLQLTD, from the coding sequence ATGGCAAAGCGGTTTCTGTTAGTGACAGAGGAATGGGCAGGGAGTGGTCATCGGATGGCTGCTGAAGCTCTGCAAGAAGTTTTACTGGAAATGGAGGGTGCACGATCGGCGCGAGTGGTGGGAGGACTGAAAACCGCCAGTCCAGGCTTACGTGTGCTCTCTCATTTTTTTTATCGCAATATACTGCGCTACGGTCAACCCGTGTGGCAACGCATCTATGAACAAGAAGAAATGCTGGGCAGTGCATTGACCAAAGTACTGGGATGGTGGCTATCCGATCGATTAACCAATCAACTGTTGCAAGAAGAGAAGCCAGATGTCGTCATCGCCACGCATGCATACTGCTTGTCCGCATTGGCAGAAGCGAAGAGAAGGGTGTCCAAGCCTTTCCGGCTCGTTTGTGTACCTACGGACTTTCATATCAATCGGTTTTGGGTTCATCCAGAAATTGATGCGTACATGGTGGCACACGAGCAAATTGCGCAAATGCTAATCGAACGCTATGGAATTGCCCCTGAGAAAATTCACGTTTATGGCATTCCAGTTCGGCCTGCTTTTACTACAGCGCTGCATACCGACAAAGCGGCTTTGAAAAAACAGCTTGGACTCGTGCCGGATCAATTCACCGTGCTGATTGGTGGGGGAGAAGGCGGTTATGGTGGAATGGAGCAGGTCGTACGAGAGTTGCTGTTGGAAGAGCAACCATTGCAGATCGTAGTCGTCACAGGGAAGAATACAAGCCTGTACAGACGTCTGGCGGGCTTAATAGGTACGGAGAGCACTGAGCATCGTTTTCTATTGAAAGGATTTGAGCCGCAAATGTGGCAGTGGATTGGAGCAGCTGACGTCTATATAACGAAGCCAGGTGGCATTTCATGCGCGGAGTCACTCGCTCTTAAGACACCGCTCATTTTATTCCACCCATTGCCTGGACAAGAAAAGCATAATTGCTCCTTTTTACTCGAGCAACAAGCGGCGATCTTGGCTGAAACGCCAGTAGAAATCAAAGAAATCATCAGGTCATGGCGTCAGCCTGAAAAAAAGGATGCTTTTGTAAGAGGTTTGGACAAGCTGGGGCGACCAGAAGCAGCTCATCGAATAGCCCATGCTCTGCTCCAATTAACAGACTAA
- a CDS encoding YkoP family protein — protein MNTSLLMLWGYWDEIYQRCTRLTYIEKGNNIFRVVVLRYRGEPLVTTDNCIIHDGDLILKLHIHNYYFATLCKGMKDELRVALLLRRHILQSLPKLATFLNSMENKDQIKGIVGTTMLHKGVTPLGFSISDVPMTWFFRYKRWYLRLMLRIVHPNGKRRLQSWNHEMPLKRVYMSKEFLLNRYAEGKQPLGESY, from the coding sequence ATGAATACAAGCCTCTTGATGCTATGGGGATACTGGGATGAAATCTACCAGCGTTGCACCAGACTTACCTATATTGAGAAAGGGAACAATATATTTCGCGTTGTTGTTTTACGCTATCGGGGAGAGCCACTCGTTACTACCGATAACTGCATCATTCATGACGGGGATTTGATCTTAAAGCTACATATACACAATTATTACTTTGCGACACTGTGCAAAGGAATGAAGGATGAACTGCGCGTGGCACTTCTTTTGCGAAGACATATCCTCCAATCACTGCCGAAGCTAGCCACGTTCCTGAATTCCATGGAAAATAAAGACCAAATAAAAGGGATAGTGGGAACGACCATGCTACATAAAGGGGTAACACCCCTAGGATTTTCCATTTCTGATGTGCCCATGACTTGGTTTTTTCGATACAAGCGATGGTACTTGCGTCTCATGCTTAGAATCGTGCATCCCAATGGAAAGCGACGATTGCAATCATGGAATCATGAAATGCCCTTAAAGCGTGTTTATATGTCCAAGGAATTTTTACTTAATCGATATGCTGAGGGCAAGCAGCCTCTAGGAGAGTCCTACTAA
- a CDS encoding TerC family protein: MGEYFWLGLVHIFMIDLVLSSDNAVVIGMACRGLPRNERKRAILYGTLGAILLRIVLTGMTTWMLDIPLVKAIGGLLLLWIACKLMLGENEELADVSHNQTIGQAVRTIIVADFVMSLDNVLAVGGAAHGDLWLVLLGLAMSIPLLMWGSVWIARVMNRFPSMVIIGGGILTFTAVDMCLQDPYVWKWVNPLLLNHMWLPVLAAVVVMFWGRMKRT, translated from the coding sequence ATGGGCGAGTATTTTTGGCTGGGTCTTGTACACATCTTTATGATCGATCTGGTATTAAGCAGCGACAATGCTGTGGTCATAGGTATGGCCTGCCGCGGACTCCCAAGAAATGAGAGAAAACGGGCGATTTTATATGGGACATTGGGTGCAATCCTCTTGCGAATTGTGCTAACGGGAATGACTACCTGGATGTTGGATATTCCTCTCGTGAAGGCAATCGGGGGATTATTATTGCTATGGATAGCGTGTAAGCTGATGCTGGGTGAGAATGAAGAGCTCGCAGACGTATCGCATAATCAGACAATTGGTCAGGCAGTCAGGACCATCATAGTAGCAGATTTTGTCATGAGTTTGGACAATGTTTTGGCAGTTGGTGGAGCAGCACATGGCGATTTATGGTTAGTTTTGCTGGGATTAGCAATGAGCATTCCATTATTAATGTGGGGAAGTGTGTGGATCGCCCGCGTGATGAATCGTTTTCCCAGTATGGTCATTATAGGTGGCGGAATTCTTACCTTTACAGCAGTTGATATGTGCCTTCAGGATCCGTATGTCTGGAAGTGGGTGAATCCATTGCTTCTCAATCATATGTGGTTGCCTGTATTGGCTGCCGTAGTAGTTATGTTTTGGGGGCGGATGAAAAGGACGTGA
- a CDS encoding sensor histidine kinase, with product MVETVTLNLYEISRKILDLTPSITTIWLQEIVRSMEIPVTIPRDFAEKRTVLLARYLVEDVDHDMQTWALDMGEWLRSQEFPFSSILRTYQLYRNVFWRVLQPELQRWSLSSQEMHYLESQLGKAMDESVFWAVYHFEQMINKELVQKEETISYLHNDKLTMLGKIAANMAHELRNPLCAIEGFLKLIGESTQEQAQLQTYIQVVMHEFENLHRQLTGFLSFSKKPILDEIFKIVQVEELLEEVEMLITPRLVGENIRFEKQIHPCSLACYEEGLKQVVVNLLNNAIDAVQNRTDKYIHVISTSSDGWLYLSVENNGERIPTEIVENLFQPFFTTKQNGTGIGLSICKNIIEKHQGTIHCDSNEKRTRFIVSLPIANVQEVGPRMEAL from the coding sequence ATGGTGGAGACTGTGACGCTAAACCTTTATGAGATTTCAAGGAAGATTTTAGACTTAACACCAAGTATCACCACAATATGGCTGCAAGAAATTGTTCGCAGCATGGAAATTCCCGTAACCATTCCTCGCGATTTTGCAGAAAAACGAACAGTGCTCTTGGCTCGCTATCTGGTTGAGGATGTAGATCATGACATGCAGACTTGGGCATTAGATATGGGAGAGTGGCTTCGTTCTCAGGAATTCCCTTTCTCCTCCATTTTGCGCACGTATCAATTGTACCGGAATGTATTCTGGCGGGTTCTCCAACCGGAATTGCAAAGATGGTCCCTCTCCTCACAAGAAATGCATTATTTGGAAAGCCAACTGGGCAAGGCCATGGATGAAAGTGTCTTCTGGGCTGTTTATCATTTTGAACAAATGATTAATAAAGAACTGGTCCAGAAGGAAGAAACGATCTCCTATTTGCATAACGACAAATTGACCATGCTCGGTAAAATAGCCGCCAATATGGCTCATGAGCTGCGCAATCCGTTGTGCGCCATTGAAGGGTTCCTGAAGCTGATCGGCGAGTCTACACAGGAACAGGCCCAGCTTCAGACGTATATCCAAGTCGTCATGCATGAATTTGAGAATTTACATCGGCAACTGACCGGATTCCTCAGCTTTTCCAAAAAACCAATTCTCGACGAAATTTTTAAAATCGTTCAAGTAGAAGAACTGCTTGAAGAAGTAGAAATGCTGATTACACCGCGCCTCGTGGGAGAAAACATACGTTTTGAAAAACAAATCCACCCCTGCTCACTCGCATGCTATGAAGAAGGCTTGAAGCAAGTTGTCGTCAATCTATTAAACAATGCCATTGACGCCGTACAAAATCGTACAGACAAGTATATTCATGTCATTTCCACTTCTTCAGATGGATGGCTCTATTTGAGTGTGGAAAACAACGGCGAAAGGATTCCAACCGAAATCGTGGAAAATCTTTTCCAACCATTCTTTACGACTAAACAAAATGGGACAGGTATTGGCTTGTCCATCTGCAAAAATATTATTGAAAAACATCAAGGCACGATCCATTGTGATTCCAATGAAAAACGTACACGCTTTATCGTTTCTCTGCCTATTGCGAATGTCCAGGAAGTTGGTCCTCGCATGGAAGCGCTCTAG